A genomic stretch from Nymphalis io chromosome 25, ilAglIoxx1.1, whole genome shotgun sequence includes:
- the LOC126778281 gene encoding uncharacterized protein LOC126778281: MMNASVAAGVGLVFLLLILFVRWKWRNNKPLPHYQPCTPVQLVHRLCPHNNVVQSFEVEQKDSLDEHLDVLTRKLAEKEGRLHISKSKIRETQLEIENLHAIDNDVRTRYREIMQSLRNDLLSNEKECKKLQEKIEWVSRRRAELRDEVRRGQRLYGEAAAELASNLTELQRGRSIDYKVIDKPYKQSSLTSLRHRKEPNLPKASPVSSLLIKGSPLSNESFRISGRF, translated from the exons ATGATGAACGCGTCTGTCGCCGCCGGAGTGGGATTGGTATTCCTTTTACTGATACTATTTGTTAGATGGAAATGGAGAAATAATAAG CCACTTCCACACTACCAACCGTGTACACCAGTTCAATTGGTACATCGTCTGTGCCCCCACAACAACGTGGTGCAGAGCTTCGAGGTGGAACAAAAGGACAGTCTTGATGAACATCTTGATGTACTTACAAGGAAGCTTGCCGAAAAG GAGGGACGGCTtcatatatcaaaatcaaaaattcgTGAAACCCAACTTGAAATAGAAAACCTCCACGCCATAGACAACGATGTTAGGACAAGGTATAGAGAGATCATGCAATCACTTCGAAACGATCTCCTTTCGAATGAGAAAGAGTGCAAGAAGTTACAGGAAAAGATCGAGTGGGTGTCGCGGAGACGCGCTGAGCTGAGAGATGAG gtcCGTCGTGGTCAAAGATTATACGGCGAAGCAGCAGCTGAACTGGCTAGTAATTTAACGGAACTTCAACGCGGTCGTTCTATAGACTACAAAGTGATAGACAAGCCCTACAAGCAAAGTTCTCTCACTTCTCTACGTCACAGGAAAGAGCCCAATCTCCCTAAGGCGTCTCCGGTTAGCTCCTTACTTATTAAAGGGTCACCGCTGTCCAATGAATCTTTTCGTATTTCTGGCCGATTCTAA